In the Gossypium arboreum isolate Shixiya-1 chromosome 10, ASM2569848v2, whole genome shotgun sequence genome, one interval contains:
- the LOC128282060 gene encoding uncharacterized protein LOC128282060, with amino-acid sequence MRIPLMVAEGESAEPMFSKYSSFKDAVTNLASMSHFSENDWEEEYFDLDDRDLLRKMVDGMPTLDFSERLYSLIEKNYCNVLSDGTWVIYRQYLTVQPWTTQFSLLQKFPENVVTWIHVLSLLGVFYKRSVLRAIGELVGKVFKIVLQTDKRVRGQFAKVQVANRIHRVEYESLPMICYSCSTYGHMRENCAKVHNTESMEEESDMANENLVRMKQQLEISTQVRVEKEEYGE; translated from the exons ATGAGGATCCCCTTGATGGTGGCGGAGGGAGAGTCGGCCGAGCCAATGTTTTCTAAATATTCTTCCTTTAAAGATGCAGTGacaaatttggctagcatgagtCATTTTTCGGAGAATGACTGGGAAGAAGAATACTTTGATTTAGATGATAGGGACTTATTAAGGAAGATGGTTGATGGTATGCCAACACTTGACTTCTCGGAAAGACTTTATTCTCTTATCGAGAAGA ATTATTGTAATGTCCTATCCGATGGGACCTGGGTGATCTACAGGCAGTATCTTACAGTCCAACCATGGACAACCCAATTCTCCTTACTGCAGAAGTTTCCTGAGAATGTTGTTACATGGATTCACGTTCTTAGTCTGTTAGGGGTGTTTTACAAGAGAAGTGTTTTGCGAGCTATTGGAGAGCTAGTAGGAAAAGTTTTcaagatagttttgcaaactgaTAAAAGGGTTCGGGGACAATTTGCAAA GGTCCAAGTAGCCAACAGAATTCATAGAGTTGAGTATGAGTCCCTTCCTATGATTTGTTATAGCTGCAGCACTTACGGTCACATGAGGGAGAACTGTGCTAAAGTTCATAATACAGAAAGCATGGAGGAGGAATCGGACATGGCTAATGAGAATCTTGTAAGGATGAAGCAACAACTAGAAATCTCGACTCAAGTGAGAGTTGAAAAGGAGGAGTATGGTGAATGA